The sequence below is a genomic window from Serratia nevei.
TTCGCTGACGCCGCTGCGCAGCATGCTGATGGGCGTATTTATGGCGCCGTCGGCAGCGCTGGGTTCATTGGTGCGTGGTGTGATGGGGTTGGCGCTGCGGCTGACGGGCCTGTCTACGCTATGGGGCATTCTCACCGGCGCACTTTCAGCGCTGGGTGCTGCGCTGTCGTTCCTGCTGAGTCCGATCGGATTGATTGGTGCCGCCTTTGTCGCGGCCGGCGTGCTGATCTGGAAATATTGGGAGCCGATCAAGGCGTTCTTTGTTGGATTTGGTGCCGGCGTCATGTCGGCACTGGCGCCGCTGCGTGAAGCGTTTGCCCGTATTGCGCCGATCTTTGGCGTGATTGGTGACGCCCTCAGCAGCGTGTGGGACTGGTTTACCAAGCTGCTGACGCCGATGCAGACCAGCAAAGAGACGCTGGATAAATGCGCCAGCGCCGGCGAGACGTTCGGGCGGGTGTTCGGCACCGCGCTGCAGGTGCTGCTGTACCCGCTGTCAAAACTGATGGATGGCGTGGGCTGGCTGCTGGAGAAAATGGGCCTCATCCCTGATGGCATCGAGCAGGCCCGGCGCAAGGCCGAAGAGCTGCGCAACCAGCCCGCGATGTGGGAATGGGATCCGCAGCAGAAAAAAATGGTGAAGAAGGGGTGGAACTGGGCCGGCCCCGGTCTGCCGACTGGCCCGGCAACTGTCGATCCGAAGTTGGGCGGCTCGCCACCCCCGGCACTGACCGGCGACACGGGCACGCTACGCCGCCTTAACGAGATCGCCGGCAATACCAAGGCAACCGCCGACAATACCAACGCCACCAAACGCATCGGGCCGGGGGATATCGTCTTCAAAAATCTGCCGCGCGCGCTGGCGCTGCGTGGGGCGTACCAGGAAGCGCGGGTGATGCCGCAATCGGTGCCGCGTGTGGCTGCCGCTTCCGGCGGTGGGGTGCTCACTGTGCCGTCGGCGTCACAGCCGGCCGCGATGGCGCCCGTGTCCGCACCTAGCGGCGGTGGGCCCGTCTTCCAACTGGTGTTTAACGATGTCGGCCAGCGTTCGGATCAGGAGCTGGAACGGATGGTGCGCAGTGCGGTGCGCGATGCGATGGCCAGCACAGTCAGGGGTAACCGCGGGTCATTCCGCGATCGAGATTAACGGGAGTCAAAATTATGATGATGGTATTCGGGATGTTCGTTTTTACGCTGCGCACGGCGCCGTATCAGCAGCTGCGCCATTCGCAGGACTGGCGCCACGTCAAGAACGATCGCATTAACCAGTCTGCCGGCTGGCAGTATATCGGGGCAGGGGATGACAGTATCACGCTTGACGGCGTGCTCTACCCGGAGATCACGGGCGGCAATCTGTCGCTGTCGAGCCTGGAAACGATCGGCTTCACCGGCCGGCCCTGGCCGCTGATTGAGGGGGACGGGCGAATTTACGGCATGTACGTGATGACGCGGTTAGAACGGGGTAAGTCGGAGTTTGACCGCTATGGTAACCCGAAAAAAATCGAGTTCTCTATCAGCTTGAGCCGTGTCGACAGCGATTTTCGCGAGAAGCTGCAAACGACGTCGGCGAGTGATGTGCTCGGTGAGCTGCGAACCAGCGCCAGCCGGGCGATCAACTCGGTGACAAAATCGGTAAACGGTTTGTTCGGGTGAGGTATAGCGCGATCTGTCTGTACTCGATACCGGCAGATATAGACGGCGCCGGCTGTACTGCAGGAGAAGAAAAAGCCCCGAGCGGGGCTTTTTTTTGCTGCCGTGTCAGGCTACGCGGTGCCAAAGCATTTGCAGTTTATGGCGCTCGACAACGCTGAACGCCTGGCCCTGGCCTAGCGCTTCCGTTTGCGCCCAAACGGTGTGAGCGTGCGCCGGCACGGTGGCGGAGTGGATATGGTCTTCAGCCTCGCTGGTGTAGTTGCGCGTTCTGTGGTTGTCGTTGTCAGAGCCGACAATATAATCGCCATCCCACGCCTCGCCGGGCGCGGACATTCCTCCCTGGTGCCGGTGTCTACCTGCCGGTGTTGTTTGCAGCGTCTGCGCCTCTTGCCAGCTTGTGTTTCCCGACACATTCAGCACAGACTGTG
It includes:
- a CDS encoding phage tail protein, which translates into the protein MMMVFGMFVFTLRTAPYQQLRHSQDWRHVKNDRINQSAGWQYIGAGDDSITLDGVLYPEITGGNLSLSSLETIGFTGRPWPLIEGDGRIYGMYVMTRLERGKSEFDRYGNPKKIEFSISLSRVDSDFREKLQTTSASDVLGELRTSASRAINSVTKSVNGLFG